The genomic window AAGATCACCGGTGCACGACTTGTGAGTTCGAGGACTGAGTCATCACCAACGACCGTAGACAAAATCGGATCGAGCCAACGGGTGAGGCGTGAGCATGAGTCAACGGTGAAGTACGTAGATTTACCGCTCCAATCGTATCAGACGGCAGGCGTTAATCTATCTCATCTCATCCGGTCCCGCCCAATCTCCCTCCCACCCCGAACTCCGATCGAGGCGATGCCCCCCACACCACACGTCCGCGACCGCGACGCCGCGACgctaccgccaccaccaccgccactaCCCGGCCATGGCCACGCTGCTCCCCTCGTTTCCGCACGCCCTCTCCAAGCCccgccacctccaccaccactcccacgtcgccgccgcctccgccaggcCCGAGGCCCCCAGCCCCGCCTCCGCGGCCCCCGCCAGCTCCCGCCTCCGCCGCCTCATCGCGCGCGACGACCTCGCCGAGGCCGCGCGCCTCGTCGAGACCTCCTCCTCCCGCGGCGAGGCGCCCGACGTCTACCTCTGCACCAAGCTCATCCGCAACCTCTGCCGCCGAGGCCGCACCTCCGACGCCGCGCGCGTCCTCCGCACCGCCGAGGCCTCCGGCGCCCCGGTCGACGTCTTTGCCTACAACACCCTCGTCGCCGGCTACTGCCGCTACGGCCGCCTCGACGCCGCGCGCCGCCTCATCGCCGAAATGCCCGTCCCGCCCGACGCCTACACCTACACGCCCATCATCCGGGGCCTCTGCGACCGCGGCAGGGTCGGCGACGCGCTCGCCCTGCTCGACGATATGCTCCAGCGCGGCTGCCAGCCCAGCGTCGTCACCTACACCGTCCTCCTCGAGGCTGTGTGCAAGAGCAGCGGCTTCGGAGAGGCCATGAACGTCCTCGACGAGATGCGTGCCAAGGGCTGCACGCCTAACATTGTCACCTACAACGTCATCATCAACGGCATGTGCAGGGAGGGCCGCGTCGACGATGCCAGGGAGATCTTGAACCGGCTGTCGTCTTATGGCTTCGAGCCCGACATCGTCAGCTACACCACTGTGCTCAAGGGCCTGTGTGCTGCTAGGCGGTGGGACGACGTCAAGGTGCTCTTTGCTGAGATGGTGGAGAAGAATTGCGTGCCGAATGAGGTTACCTTTGACATGCTAGTCAGATTCTTCTGTCGTGGGGGTATGGTGGAGAGGGCAATCGAAGTTCTTCAGCAAATGTCACAGCATGGATGCACACCCAACACTACCTTGTGCAACATTGTCATAAACGCTATGTGTAAACAAGGTCGTGTGGATGATGCCTATGACTTCTTGAACAACATGGGCATGTATGGGTGCAATCCTGATACCATTAGCTATACTACTGTGCTAAGGGGCTTGTGTCGCTCCGGACGATGGGAGCATGCCAAGGAGCTATTGCCGGAGATGGTCCTAAAGAACTGTCCCCCAAATGAGGTTACATTCAATACATTCATATGTATCTTGTGCCAGAAAGGATTGATTGAGCAAGCTATCAAGCTTATTGAACTGATGCCAGAGTATGGATGTTCAGTGGGTATTGTCACATACAACGCTCTTGTCCATGGCTTCTGTGTGCAAGGGCGTGTTGATAGTGCTCTTGAGTTGTTTAACAATCTTCCATGTGAGCCCAACACCATTACATACACTACGTTGTTGACAGGCTTGTGCCATACCGAGCAGCTGGATGCTGCTGCAGAGCTCTTGGCTGAGATGATTCAGAAGGATTGCCCTCTAAATGCAGTGACTTTCAACGTACTTGTGAGTTTCTTCTGTCAAAAAGGGTTTGTCGAGGAAGCAATCGAACTTGTGTATCAAATGATGGAGCATGGTTGCACCCCTAACCTGATCACATTTAATACTTTACTCGATGGGATCACCAAGGATTGCAACTCAGAAGAAGCGCTGGAGCTATTGCATGGTTTGGTCAGTAAGGGGGTATCCCTAGATACGATAACCTACTCTTCAGTCGTTGATGTCCTCTCAAGAGAAGATAGAACTGAAGAAGCCATTCAGATGTTTCATGCCGTGCAAGATATGGGGATGAGACCAAAAGCTGGGATGTATAACAAGATACTGTTCGCCCTCTGTAAAAGATGTGAAACAGATCAGGCTATTGAATTTTTTGCTTATATGGTGTCTAACGGTTGCATGCCTAACGAGTCGACCTACATTATACTCATTGAAGGCCTTGCCCATGAGGGTATGTTGAAGGAGGCACGATATGTACTGAGTGAGTTGTATGCGAAAGGAGTTCTAAgcaagagtttacttgaagaccagcACTAAGGTTGTGGTTCACACTCTGCATATGCCTTATTACTGAAGAGTGAGAAAGAAAATTGTGCATATGCCTTGAGTCATGAGGCTTTGGTGCTTATTAAATTCTGCTGAGTCTCCATGGGCCTCACTTTCAGCAAGCTGGAATCGGGTGGCATGTTTTATGTGTGTGCTTCAAGCTACAATGATCCATAAAGATGGGATAGGTGAGCAGTACAAACACAGAAATCATGAGGATGAACTTTCTTCCAGGTGTCTTAGTTTTGACTTTTAACTGCGGGATTGCAGAACAGAGATATATTATGTTCTTGAAACTTTCTCTCTCCTAGTTCACTAGATGTGTTACCTTATTTCCCTCGTTATATATTTGAGCTGCCTTTCAAAAATAAGAACCCAGCATATTTTGTGCTTAATTAGTTGTACACCTTCAAATTACCCTGTTAGCATGTAGATTTATTTTAGATATCAAAACTTTTTACACTATCATATGCTTTGTTACTCTAAATATTTTATATTCGAGTAGTCTTCGGTTGTAGAAATCTCACTAACAGAAGTTATCTTGTTCAGGTTTTTTAAGTGTGAAGACCAAGGAAATCAAAAGGACGGTCTGCAGGATAACACAAGCAAATAAGATAAAAGCATGTTCATACTTATAACGGCCTAATAAAAGATACAGGCCAATAAAGTTTCTTAGAAACACTTCTCAGTTTCAGCAGTTTGAGACTAAATTGTTGAATTATTTGACTATACTTCTCCGTGTGTATAAACATTTTGGTTTGTCTTCCATGAGCAATGGTATGTGCACAATTGCTTTCCTTTCAGGGCCTTGTTAACTATGCTTTTCTTGTACATTCTGAATATCTATTTTTATCTAGTAGTTTGAATTATGGACTAAGTGGTCCTCGATGAA from Triticum aestivum cultivar Chinese Spring chromosome 3B, IWGSC CS RefSeq v2.1, whole genome shotgun sequence includes these protein-coding regions:
- the LOC123071014 gene encoding pentatricopeptide repeat-containing protein At1g09900, which translates into the protein MATLLPSFPHALSKPRHLHHHSHVAAASARPEAPSPASAAPASSRLRRLIARDDLAEAARLVETSSSRGEAPDVYLCTKLIRNLCRRGRTSDAARVLRTAEASGAPVDVFAYNTLVAGYCRYGRLDAARRLIAEMPVPPDAYTYTPIIRGLCDRGRVGDALALLDDMLQRGCQPSVVTYTVLLEAVCKSSGFGEAMNVLDEMRAKGCTPNIVTYNVIINGMCREGRVDDAREILNRLSSYGFEPDIVSYTTVLKGLCAARRWDDVKVLFAEMVEKNCVPNEVTFDMLVRFFCRGGMVERAIEVLQQMSQHGCTPNTTLCNIVINAMCKQGRVDDAYDFLNNMGMYGCNPDTISYTTVLRGLCRSGRWEHAKELLPEMVLKNCPPNEVTFNTFICILCQKGLIEQAIKLIELMPEYGCSVGIVTYNALVHGFCVQGRVDSALELFNNLPCEPNTITYTTLLTGLCHTEQLDAAAELLAEMIQKDCPLNAVTFNVLVSFFCQKGFVEEAIELVYQMMEHGCTPNLITFNTLLDGITKDCNSEEALELLHGLVSKGVSLDTITYSSVVDVLSREDRTEEAIQMFHAVQDMGMRPKAGMYNKILFALCKRCETDQAIEFFAYMVSNGCMPNESTYIILIEGLAHEGMLKEARYVLSELYAKGVLSKSLLEDQH